ATATCAGATGCATTTTTCCCATTTGATGATATTGTAACATTATGTAAGGAATATAATATATCATCAATTGTTCAGCCTGGAGGGTCAATTCATGATGATGCATCAATTAATAAATGTAATGAACTAGATATTCCTATGGTATTTACAGGAATACGTCACTTTAATCACTAAAAAACTGGATAGGGTTTTCCTTATCCAGTTTTTCATATTAATATTTATCTTTCAAAATCATCACTTACTATGTTTATATTTATTTCTTCAATATTACAAATCTCATCAAGTATGCTAAGCACCTTTTTATAACCTTCTAGAATAAGGTTATTATTATATAAGTCCTTGTAGCTTAACTGTTTATCATCTAAATCTATTACAATATTATAATTATCTCCATAAATTTTTCTTAGAAGACTTGTATATGCGTCTACGATTACTGATTCTTCATATCTTTCATATCCTATTGTTATATAATTTAACCTATCTATTATACCGTATAATTGATATATATAACTTAACTCTTTAATTGAATATTTTTGTGAAAGTGACGCAACATGTAAGGAATAATCCTTAGTCGAAGGAATAGAATAGTAATTTATTTCTCTCTTTTCTTTATAGTTACTACAAAATCTTATACTTTGAAATATTGAGTTTGCAATATCAAGTCTAACAATATTAGCACTTATTGCTATATTCTTGTTTCGATGATATAAATCATACTTTCTATTCTCTTCTAAAATCCTATACTGCTCTTTAATACTTTCACAATTGGTTTTCTTAGCAATAATCCAACTACAATATGAACCAACTAAACTTCCTATTAAAATAGAAATTGTTGATAATATAGAAGTTGTATACTTACTAAAAATCTCATATAGTATCATGAAACCACCTATTAATATTATTTTATTGTAGTTTCCCACCCTATGAAAAATATATTCTTAAACTTAATAATTTATAATTTTGGATCTCTCTTCTATCTTCTTAAGTACCCTTGACTTTTCCTCACCTTCCAAGATATATGGTCTATAATCATTTGAGCCTTCACTTGAAGATATAGATACAGGTATTGTTAAAGGAGTTTCTATTTTAATATTTTTTTTGCTTGAATCAAATTTAAAACTTTGTTGATATATAAATGAATCTTTGTCTTTAGGATTTGTATTTCCACCAAAGCTAAAGTTTCCAAGACTATATACTATGTACTTTCCATTATACTCCTCTATACCTTGAATTACATGGGGATGATGTCCAAGCACTAGGTCTGCGCCACTATCTATTGCTAGTTTACCTAAGCTTTTTTGTATATTATTAGGGGTTTTTGCCCTTTCATCACCCCAATGAAAAGATACTATAATAAGATTTACTTCACTTTTTAATCTTTTTATTTCAAGTTCAATATTCTTTTTTATTTGATTACTACTACTCCATCCTTTATATCCTAAAAGACCTATTTTTATTCCATTCTTTTCTATTATAGACTTTTCATTATTACCAAAATACTCTATTCCATCACCCTTTAAGTATTTTTTAGTATCATCGTAGGCAATCTGACCATAATCCATACTGTGGTTATTAGCAAGATTTACTGCCTCTACACTACCAGTAGTTAATATTTTAGTATATTCCGGACTTCCCCTAAAAGAAAATCTTTTCGATGATTTTTCTCCTCTTGTAGTAAGTGGTCCCTCTAAATTAGCTATTGTGAGACTGTCTGATGATAATATATTTTTAACCCCGGAAAAGAAATAAGATGGATCATCTTTTTTGTTATAAACAGAGGTAAAACTATTTCCCCTATCATCGGTATCTGATCCAAGTGTACAATCTCCTACTGCACTTATTTTTATTATAGTTTCATTAACATCCTTCACCTTGCTTAATGAATCTTTATTTGACTCTCTATT
This genomic stretch from Clostridium cylindrosporum DSM 605 harbors:
- a CDS encoding CapA family protein, which encodes MSNKGRKLKVKKERKLLFTFTLCSLVFLCTMIFSLYKMIEVSRSSKNMDSSEGNILLKNRESNKDSLSKVKDVNETIIKISAVGDCTLGSDTDDRGNSFTSVYNKKDDPSYFFSGVKNILSSDSLTIANLEGPLTTRGEKSSKRFSFRGSPEYTKILTTGSVEAVNLANNHSMDYGQIAYDDTKKYLKGDGIEYFGNNEKSIIEKNGIKIGLLGYKGWSSSNQIKKNIELEIKRLKSEVNLIIVSFHWGDERAKTPNNIQKSLGKLAIDSGADLVLGHHPHVIQGIEEYNGKYIVYSLGNFSFGGNTNPKDKDSFIYQQSFKFDSSKKNIKIETPLTIPVSISSSEGSNDYRPYILEGEEKSRVLKKIEERSKIINY